The following coding sequences are from one Ornithorhynchus anatinus isolate Pmale09 chromosome 11, mOrnAna1.pri.v4, whole genome shotgun sequence window:
- the IRF8 gene encoding interferon regulatory factor 8, with protein MCDRNGGRRLRQWLIEQIDSNMYSGLIWENDEKSMFRIPWKHAGKQDYNQEVDASIFKAWAVFKGKFKEGDKAEPATWKTRLRCALNKSPDFEEVTDRSQLDISEPYKVYRIVPEEEQKCKIGMVNSSSVNEVTEMDCNRSEIDDLMKEPSVDEYLGIIKRSPSPQETCRSQPIPPDWWIQQSSQALPLVTGYSTYEPHHSGYSQMVISFYYGGKLVGHATTTYPEGCRISLNQPPMHNEKMYGPESLEHIRFPSAEAIQNDRQKQVTKKLFGHLERGVLLHSNKQGIFIKRLCQGRVFCSGNSVMYKDRPNKLERDEVVKIFDTNLFFRELQQFYNNQGRFPDGRVMLCFGEEFPDVTPLRTKLILVQIEQLYVRQLVDDAGKSCANGQMLQISEEPQPDQMFRIFQDICGTHQRPFFRENQQITV; from the exons CATGTTTCGCATCCCTTGGAAACATGCTGGCAAGCAGGATTATAACCAGGAGGTGGATGCCTCCATTTTCAAG gCATGGGCAGTCTTTAAAGGGAAGTTTAAAGAAGGTGACAAAGCTGAGCCAGCGACTTGGAAGACGAGATTACGCTGTGCTTTGAATAAGAGCCCAGACTTTGAGGAGGTGACAGATCGATCCCAGTTGGACATCTCTGAGCCATACAAAGTTTACCGCATAGTTccagaggaagaacaaaaat GCAAAATAGGAATGGTGAACAGCAGCAGCGTGAATGAAGTCACCGAAATGGACTGCAACCGATCTGAAATAGATGACTTAATGAAAGAG CCCTCGGTAGATGAATATCTTGGTATAATAAAGAGGAGTCCTTCCCCTCAGGAGACCTGTAGAAGCCAGCCAATTCCACCAGACTGGTGGATACAGCAGTCTAGTCAAG ccTTGCCCTTGGTGACTGGGTACTCTACATATGAACCTCATCATTCAG GCTATTCCCAGATGGTGATCAGCTTTTATTACGGAGGAAAGCTTGTGGGCCATGCCACTACTACTTACCCCGAGGGCTGCCGGATTTCCTTGAACCAGCCGCCCATGCACAACGAGAAGATGTACGGCCCAGAAAGCCTGGAGCACATCAGATTCCCCTCCGCGGAAGCCATCCAAAATGACCGTCAGAAGCAGGTCACCAAGAAACTCTTTGGCCACCTGGAGAGGGGAGTCCTATTACACAGCAACAAGCAAGGCATCTTCATCAAGAGGCTGTGTCAGGGGCGGGTGTTCTGCAGTGGCAACTCGGTGATGTATAAAGACAGACCCAATAAGCTGGAACGGGATGAAGTTGTCAAGATATTTGACACAAACCTGTTTTTCAGAG AGCTCCAGCAATTCTACAACAACCAAGGCCGATTTCCCGATGGCAGAGTGATGCTGTGCTTTGGGGAAGAATTTCCAGATGTGACACCTTTACGCACTAAACTAATTCTTGTACAG ATTGAGCAGCTGTATGTGCGGCAGCTGGTGGATGATGCAGGCAAGAGTTGCGCTAATGGCCAGATGCTTCAGATTTCTGAAGAGCCACAGCCCGACCAGATGTTCAGGATATTTCAGGATATCTGTGGGACACACCAAAGACCCTTTTTCAGAGAAAACCAACAGATCACcgtttaa